The Moorena producens PAL-8-15-08-1 genomic interval CATGTTGAATCTATGAATTAAGTGAACCTAAGTTAGGAATTATTCCCATTGGTAGATTCCCACTAGAGGATACTCAGGTACTATTAAGTAACCATCTGTGGTTAACCACTAATTTCTGTTAAAGCGGGCCGATTGCATACATCAAATTGCATACATCAAATTGCATACACCAAATTGCATACATTAAGAGTAATTAGATGGGGGAAAGCAAGCACAACAGCCCCAGTAATTTAGTCATATCTCTAATCTCGAACCGTTCAGCCCCCCGAAACAAGTTAAGATACAGTTATGCTTTATCTTAACTGTATCTTAAGTGTTGGTTAATTTTAACGGATTTAGGAACAAACAGTTTGTGACCTATGTCACACATGCATCAAATTAATTCAATCAATCAATCATAATGGGAACTGGGTATTGCATCGTTTATCCCTTGATCGGTCAGCTTTAATCTATCGGAAGTCAGCCCATTTGCTGATAGCTTAACCTCGACAGCTAAACCAAAAGATCAGTTTATGCCCATGTCAATTACAACTGCTCACCCCATCCCATCCTCACCCGGTTATCTCCTCACCTAACAGGGTAATATAATTTAGTTTCTGTTGGTATCACTCCCTGACCCTACTCTAGTAAGGTTGGGGGCTTTTTTGTTCTGCTTGCCCTTAAAACACAGAATGGCTAATCGCCTTGCTAGCTTTCTAGCATCAACCATTAGCCTAAGAAAAGAAACTCTCGTGGAACTCATCTCACCGATGAGTTCCCACTTGATCAGTCCCTACTTGTTATAGTTTTTGATCGACTCTTCCACCAAAGGCATTACGTGATCAAGATCTTTCCATCCTAAAATTTCGGTAACTTTCTTTTCCAGATTTTTGTATGTCTTGAAAAATTCAGCAATCTCATCCAACCGATGGGGGGCTATATCTTCGAGAGTTTTTACCTCAGCGTAGCGAGGATCCTTGTCAGGAACACACAGAATTTTTTCATCCCGATCACCTCCATCGATCATTTCCAGCATCCCGATTGGTCTAGCGGTAATGACACAACCAGGGAACGTAGGTTGATCCATTATGACCATACCATCAAGAGGATCACCATCATCTGCTAGAGTGTTAGGCACAAAGCCGTAATCATAGGGGTAGTGTACCGATGCATAAAGTACCCGGTCCAGGGCAAAGGCTTCTAGATCCTTGTCAAACTCATACTTATTTTTACTACCTGCGGGAATTTCAATTAAAACGTTGATCAGACCTGGTTTAGGTTGAGCAGGAATCTTTGATAAATCCATGAACTATATGTTTCAAAAAAACAGCAGATGTGGGTTATCTCATCTTTAGTGCTTAAGACATCCTAATAGCTGCTTTAATACTTACCCAGACAAATCCCATAGTTCAGGATTTTTTAGGTAGGTAGAATAGCCAACCGATCAGATTATCCTGAGCAGGGTGCCGTTCAATGCCAGCTATATTGAACTAATAGCCCCGTGGAACATTGTGACATCTCACAGCAACTTTTAACAAGATTTGCTATCCATCCCCACCCTGGCCGTAGGCCAGGGTGGGGATGGATAGCGATACGACAAATCACGACGATAATGGTTATAATAAAGTTGGTCGCTGACCCGCCTGGATGACTAAAAGGCTACCTGACAAACGGTCTAATTTCTGATCAGTTGGTTAGACCCGCAGGTATACAAAGTACTAGCATAGCCAGGGAAGAGACTTGCCCCAGCTGGTTAGCCACAGTGCTGTAATTCCAAGGTAAGTCTGTCGTAAAAATATACGTCTGCGGAAGGCGGATGTCTGCCTGTGGACGCTGAGTAAGACCAATGCTAGCAGGCGCGCGCCTCTGGTTGAGGCATCGGCGGATGAAGCGGGAAACCCTGTTCGCGTAGCGTCGGCTTTGCCGAAAGACGAATAAGACCGTCCCTGAATTGACCTGAGAATTGGAAGCCCCAACCTCAGCGAAGCAGGTTGGGGTACTTCACAAGCGCCATTCGACCTATAGTGTGTAATGTGTGAGTGTGTAATGTCTGAGTGATTGAGGAGTGAAGTCCTATGGGAGAGCTTCAGCAGAGGATTGGTATAACACCATTACAGTCGGAATCTGTCACACAAATCCTACGGGATGATACTGACTGCCTAACTGACCCGTTCTATCCTGGATTACGCCAACGAGCCTGGGCGGAAATTGATCAAGTTGCTCTTTATCAAAATTTACGGCAAATACAGCAGCTTTTGCGCCATCCTACCCAACTAATGGCAGTGGTGAAAGCCGATGCCTATGGCCATGGTGCTCTAACCGTTGCCCGCACAGCGATAGAGGCTGGTGCTGGGGGGCTATGTGTTGCTACTGTATCAGAGGGGATTCAACTCAGGCAAGGGGGAATTAAGGCCACTATACTCTTGTTGGGAGCGACTAATACCCCAGAACAAGTCAAAGCGATCGCTCACTGGCAATTGGAACCAACTCTGTGTAATCCTCAACAAGCTTTAGTGTTTTCGGAAACCTTGAGTGGTCTAAACCAAACCCTGCCAGTGCATCTGAAACTAGATACAGGGATGTCTCGCTTGGGAATGCCTTGGCAAGATGCTATCGAGTTTGTACGCCTAGTCCAACAATTACCTAACTTGGAAATAGCTAGTGTCTATTCCCATCTAGCTACTGCTGATAGTCCTGATCCCACAGTGATGAGACAGCAGCATGAAAGGTTTAAAAACGCGATCGCACAATTGCAGGCTGGTGGCATAACTCCACCCCGATTACACTTGGCGAATTCCGCTGCCACCTTAACCGACTCAGCATTGCACTACGATTGGGTGCGTGTAGGATTAGCCGTCTATGGTCTCTACCCAGCAGAGTATCTTCAAAAGGTTATTCACCTCAAGCCAGTGATGCAGGTAAAAGCCCGGATTACCCAAATTAAAACTATTCCCCCTGGCACTGGTATCAGCTATGGCCATCAATTTATTTCAAATCGACAGATGCGTGTAGCCGTAGTGGGTATTGGTTATGCTGACGGTGTTCCCCGAAATCTTTCCAATCGCATCAATGTCATCATCCAAGGGCAGCAAGTTCCTCAGATTGGCGCAATTACAATGGATCAGCTCATGCTCGATGTTAGTGATATTCCTAATATACAAGTTGGGGAAATAGTTACCTTAATTGGACAGGATGGGGAAGAGCAAATCTCAGCAGATGACTGGGCTATGGCTTTAGGCACCATTTCCTGGGAAATTATTTGTGGTTTTAAGCACCGACTACCCCGTGTAGTAGTAGGGTAAGCCGTCAGCCGTCAGCGGTCAGCGGTCAGCGGTCAGCCTTTGGCCACGCTAAGGGAACAGCCGTGAGCTAAAGCTCACGCTGCTTGAGGTGCTTATTTTATTCAAAAGCACCTCAAGTACCCTGGCCTACGGCCAATGGCTGATCGCTGTTCGGTGTAGCGTGCGCTAATCGCTGACCGCTGATAGCTGATAGCTGATAGCTGATAGCTGATAGCTGATAGCTTACCAATTAACAACTTTAATGTTATTAAAATAAAATTTATCCATGCCATCCCTTTGCCATCAGGGAGTCAGAATGTGTTACCCTAAAGGGGTTTTATAAACATCGCACATCCAGGGTTTCGGGTGTTTCTAAAGGGAAATCCACCTGGATGGAGGTTAAACCCGAATTAGGAGTTAAAAAATTATGCCTGTAGTTTCTTTAGCTGAAATGCTAGAGTCAGGGGTTCACTTTGGTCACCAGACTCGCCGATGGAACCCCAAGATGGATCCTTACATTTACACTGCTCGCAATGGTGTCCACATCATTGACTTGGTACAGACAGCTCAGCTGATGGAGGACGCTTATCACTATATCCGCACCTCATCAGAGCAGGGGAAAAGATTTCTGTTTGTCGGTACTAAGCGGCAAGCGGCTGGAATTATTGCCCAAGAGGCAAGCCGTTGTGGTGCCTACTATGTTAACCAGCGCTGGCTAGGTGGTATGCTCACCAACTGGGAAACAATTAAGACCAGGGTGGAGCGACTGAAAGATTTAGAGCGTCGGGAAACCAGTGGTGCCCTTGACTTACTGCCAAAAAAAGAAGGGTCTATGCTGCGCCGGGAACTAGGTAAGCTTCAGAAGTATCTAGGTGGCATCAAAATGATGCGTAAGGTTCCCGACATAGTCATAATCATAGACCAAAAGCGGGAGTACAACGCTATTTTGGAATGTGAAAAGCTAAGTCTACCGATTGTATCACTATTAGATACAAACTGTGACCCTGATTTAGCCGATATTCCGATTCCAGCTAATGACGATGCGATCCGGTCGATTAAGCTAATCATAGGTAAACTGGCTGATGCCATTTACGAAGGCCGTCATGGTCAGCTAGATACTGCAGAGGAATATGAATACGAAGAATTTGAAGAGGGATTAGAGGAGTTCCCAGACGAGGAGGAAATTCAAGAGACTGAACAAAGTGAGCAAATTGAATCCGTAGATCAAGGAGATAACCAGGATACTGAGCAAGAATAGTTAGTTGTCTTCGAGTTTGAACCCCCACGCTGAATTTACCCTTTGATAAAAATCAACTAGCTTTCAGCGTGGGCTGGTAAGCCCATACTCACAGATCGAGTAGTGTGGGAACATATCACGGTGTAATCAGTTTCACTAACAGTAGGAACAAAAACAACATGGCGGAAATTAAAGCAAAACTTGTCAAAGAGCTACGGGAAAAAACCGGCGCTGGCATGATGGATTGCAAAAAAGCGCTCGTAGAAAGCGACGGAGACACGGCCAAAGCTATAGAATGGCTGCGTAAAAAAGGCATTACCTCAGCTGAGAAAAAATCCGGTCGTGTGGCAGCAGAAGGAATTATCGGCAGCTACATCCACACTGGTGGTCGAGTCGGTGTACTCGTAGAAATTAACTGCGAGACCGATTTTGTTGCCCGGCGCGACGAGTTCCAAGCCCTAGTCAAGAACGTCGCCATGCAAGTAGCAGCTTGCCCTAACGTTGAATACGTGAAGGTCGATGACATCCCTCAAGAGATTGTTCAAAAAGAAAAAGACATTGAAATGGGTAGGGATGACCTAGGCAAAAAGCCAGAAAACATCAAAGAGAAAATTGTTCAGGGTAGGATTGACAAACGCCTTAAAGAACTCTCGTTGATGGATCAACCTTACATTCGTGATCAAAGCATCACAGTGGAAGAATTAGTCAAGCAATGTGTTGCCCAGTTGGGTGAAAACATCCAAGTGCGTCGTTTCACTCGCTACGTCTTGGGTGAAGGTATAGAAAAGGAAGAAAGCAACTTTGCTGAAGAAGTTGCTGCCCAGATGGGCTCTTAAACCAAAGCTTACCTTTGAGCTTCACCCAAGATCTTGATCAACACCCTTCACTGA includes:
- a CDS encoding inorganic diphosphatase, translating into MDLSKIPAQPKPGLINVLIEIPAGSKNKYEFDKDLEAFALDRVLYASVHYPYDYGFVPNTLADDGDPLDGMVIMDQPTFPGCVITARPIGMLEMIDGGDRDEKILCVPDKDPRYAEVKTLEDIAPHRLDEIAEFFKTYKNLEKKVTEILGWKDLDHVMPLVEESIKNYNK
- the alr gene encoding alanine racemase, with amino-acid sequence MGELQQRIGITPLQSESVTQILRDDTDCLTDPFYPGLRQRAWAEIDQVALYQNLRQIQQLLRHPTQLMAVVKADAYGHGALTVARTAIEAGAGGLCVATVSEGIQLRQGGIKATILLLGATNTPEQVKAIAHWQLEPTLCNPQQALVFSETLSGLNQTLPVHLKLDTGMSRLGMPWQDAIEFVRLVQQLPNLEIASVYSHLATADSPDPTVMRQQHERFKNAIAQLQAGGITPPRLHLANSAATLTDSALHYDWVRVGLAVYGLYPAEYLQKVIHLKPVMQVKARITQIKTIPPGTGISYGHQFISNRQMRVAVVGIGYADGVPRNLSNRINVIIQGQQVPQIGAITMDQLMLDVSDIPNIQVGEIVTLIGQDGEEQISADDWAMALGTISWEIICGFKHRLPRVVVG
- the rpsB gene encoding 30S ribosomal protein S2 → MPVVSLAEMLESGVHFGHQTRRWNPKMDPYIYTARNGVHIIDLVQTAQLMEDAYHYIRTSSEQGKRFLFVGTKRQAAGIIAQEASRCGAYYVNQRWLGGMLTNWETIKTRVERLKDLERRETSGALDLLPKKEGSMLRRELGKLQKYLGGIKMMRKVPDIVIIIDQKREYNAILECEKLSLPIVSLLDTNCDPDLADIPIPANDDAIRSIKLIIGKLADAIYEGRHGQLDTAEEYEYEEFEEGLEEFPDEEEIQETEQSEQIESVDQGDNQDTEQE
- the tsf gene encoding translation elongation factor Ts is translated as MAEIKAKLVKELREKTGAGMMDCKKALVESDGDTAKAIEWLRKKGITSAEKKSGRVAAEGIIGSYIHTGGRVGVLVEINCETDFVARRDEFQALVKNVAMQVAACPNVEYVKVDDIPQEIVQKEKDIEMGRDDLGKKPENIKEKIVQGRIDKRLKELSLMDQPYIRDQSITVEELVKQCVAQLGENIQVRRFTRYVLGEGIEKEESNFAEEVAAQMGS